Proteins from a genomic interval of Caulobacter rhizosphaerae:
- a CDS encoding thiazole synthase — protein sequence MNAHVPPESAIATAEDDSWTVAGRTFRSRLIVGTGKYKDYATNAAAAKAAGAEIVTVAVRRVNLTDPTQPLLVDYVKPTEFTFLPNTAGCFTGEDAVRTLRLAREAGGWDLVKLEVLSDPKTLYPDMEETLRSLKLLVAEGFQVMVYCSDDPVYARKLEDAGAVAIMPLGAPIGSGLGIQNRVNLRIIVENAKVPVLVDAGVGTASDAAIGMELGCDAILMNTAIAEAKDPIRMARAMKHAVIAGREAYLAGRMQKRLYADPSSPLAGLI from the coding sequence ATGAACGCGCACGTGCCCCCCGAATCCGCCATCGCCACCGCCGAAGACGACTCCTGGACCGTCGCTGGCCGCACCTTCCGCTCGCGGCTGATCGTCGGCACCGGCAAGTACAAGGACTACGCCACCAACGCCGCGGCGGCGAAGGCGGCAGGGGCGGAGATCGTCACCGTGGCCGTGCGCCGCGTGAATCTGACGGACCCGACCCAGCCGCTGCTGGTCGACTACGTCAAACCCACCGAATTCACGTTCCTTCCGAACACCGCGGGCTGTTTCACCGGCGAGGACGCGGTGCGCACCCTGCGCCTGGCCCGCGAGGCCGGCGGTTGGGACTTGGTGAAGCTGGAAGTGCTGTCCGATCCCAAGACCCTCTATCCCGACATGGAAGAGACCCTGCGCTCGCTGAAGCTGCTGGTCGCCGAGGGCTTCCAGGTCATGGTCTATTGCTCGGACGACCCGGTCTACGCCCGCAAGCTGGAGGACGCCGGCGCGGTGGCGATCATGCCGCTGGGCGCGCCGATCGGCTCGGGTCTGGGCATCCAGAACCGCGTGAACCTGCGGATCATCGTCGAGAACGCCAAGGTGCCGGTGCTGGTCGACGCGGGCGTAGGCACGGCTTCCGACGCGGCGATCGGCATGGAACTGGGCTGCGACGCCATCCTGATGAACACCGCCATCGCCGAGGCCAAGGATCCGATTCGCATGGCTCGGGCGATGAAGCACGCGGTGATCGCCGGCCGCGAAGCCTATCTCGCCGGTCGGATGCAGAAGCGGCTCTACGCTGATCCCAGCTCGCCGCTGGCGGGCCTGATCTAG
- a CDS encoding DsbA family protein, with product MPLTFRPLAVAAASLVALSLIGCGQANADKAFGEKVHAYLMEHPEVLVEMSAKLQEKQVAEKTKNAKGAITKYRQALENDPRDFVANPNGSITVVEFFDYRCGYCKLAAPQIVDLIQKNPDVRFVFKDFVIFGHDSEVAARMVLGAKDQGKTIELHKRLMAEKSLDEAGVVRIARQLGIDVAKARATGVSEATTQHLADTHALAEALAIEGTPAFLVGDQMIPGADMHALNLAIDQARAGKAKKV from the coding sequence ATGCCCCTCACCTTCCGTCCGCTGGCGGTCGCCGCCGCGTCCCTCGTCGCCCTTTCCCTGATCGGTTGCGGCCAGGCCAACGCCGACAAGGCGTTCGGCGAGAAGGTGCATGCCTATCTGATGGAGCATCCCGAGGTGCTGGTCGAGATGAGCGCCAAGCTGCAGGAAAAGCAGGTCGCCGAGAAGACGAAGAACGCCAAGGGTGCGATCACCAAATATCGCCAGGCGCTCGAGAACGACCCCCGGGACTTCGTGGCCAATCCGAACGGCTCGATCACGGTGGTCGAGTTCTTCGACTACCGCTGCGGCTACTGCAAGCTGGCCGCGCCGCAGATCGTCGACCTGATCCAGAAGAACCCGGACGTTCGTTTCGTGTTCAAGGACTTCGTGATCTTCGGCCACGACTCGGAAGTCGCGGCCCGGATGGTCCTCGGAGCCAAGGACCAGGGCAAGACGATCGAGCTGCACAAGCGCCTGATGGCCGAAAAGAGCCTGGACGAAGCGGGCGTCGTCCGCATCGCCCGGCAGCTTGGCATCGACGTGGCCAAGGCCCGCGCAACGGGCGTGTCGGAGGCCACGACTCAGCACCTGGCCGACACTCACGCCCTGGCCGAGGCCTTGGCCATTGAGGGAACGCCGGCTTTCCTGGTCGGTGACCAGATGATACCCGGCGCCGACATGCACGCCCTCAACCTGGCGATCGACCAGGCTCGAGCCGGAAAGGCCAAGAAGGTCTAG
- a CDS encoding M48 family metalloprotease: MTSRTRAASETIARKTGSALSALALLAAILVPVAPAHAQDGPSLIRDTEIEEILHRDADPIYAAAGLDPKTVRILLVGDKELNAFATQGLMMGLNTGLILQTETPNQLKGVIAHETGHLAGAHPLRSGEMMRAGLKPMILTMGLGVLAALAGAPDAGAVLMGNASYFGQLGALGYSRDQESRADQAGAGFLEATGQSGRGLVEFFDNFRYQEVFDQSRRFAYFRSHPLSGDRIDALRGRVEKLPHYNAVDDPQSLAEHEIMKAKLEGFINPGVAIVKYKETDRAFPARYARAIAYYQMKEPDRALKILDGLITENPNNPYLWELKGQILFEFNRVKEAEEPQRRSVALKPDAALLRVNLGQTLIGLDDPKKVEEGINELKRSLLDESDNSVAWRLLAQAYDKRGEDGQARLATAEQYFNMGATQEARVFAMRARELLKKDSVEWRRATDIVLTSNPSNQDLKDLAKEGAVTSGLRR; encoded by the coding sequence ATGACCTCCCGGACAAGGGCGGCTTCCGAAACAATAGCCAGGAAGACGGGATCGGCGCTGTCCGCGCTGGCCCTGCTGGCGGCCATCCTGGTTCCTGTCGCGCCGGCCCATGCACAGGACGGCCCCTCGCTGATCCGCGACACCGAGATCGAGGAAATCCTTCACCGCGACGCCGATCCGATCTATGCGGCGGCCGGACTGGATCCCAAGACGGTTCGCATCCTGCTGGTCGGCGACAAGGAACTGAACGCCTTCGCCACCCAAGGCCTGATGATGGGCCTCAATACCGGCCTGATCCTGCAGACCGAGACGCCCAACCAGCTGAAGGGCGTCATCGCCCACGAAACCGGACACCTGGCCGGGGCCCACCCCCTGCGTTCGGGCGAGATGATGCGGGCCGGCCTCAAGCCGATGATCCTGACGATGGGCCTGGGCGTCCTGGCCGCCTTGGCCGGCGCGCCGGACGCCGGCGCGGTGCTGATGGGCAACGCCTCGTACTTCGGCCAACTCGGCGCTCTGGGCTACAGCCGCGACCAGGAATCTCGCGCCGACCAAGCCGGCGCCGGTTTCCTGGAAGCTACGGGCCAATCGGGCCGCGGCCTGGTCGAGTTCTTCGACAATTTCCGCTACCAGGAGGTCTTCGACCAGTCGCGGCGCTTCGCCTATTTCCGCAGCCACCCGCTGTCGGGCGATCGCATCGACGCCCTGCGCGGCCGTGTCGAAAAGCTGCCGCACTACAATGCCGTCGACGATCCGCAGTCCCTGGCCGAGCACGAGATCATGAAGGCCAAGCTGGAGGGCTTCATCAACCCCGGCGTGGCGATCGTGAAGTACAAGGAAACCGACCGAGCCTTCCCGGCCCGTTACGCGCGCGCCATCGCCTATTACCAGATGAAGGAGCCTGACCGGGCCCTGAAGATCCTCGACGGCCTGATCACCGAGAATCCGAACAATCCCTATCTTTGGGAACTGAAGGGCCAGATCCTGTTCGAGTTCAATCGGGTCAAGGAAGCCGAGGAGCCGCAGCGCCGCTCGGTGGCGCTGAAGCCCGACGCCGCCTTGCTGCGGGTCAATCTGGGCCAGACCCTGATCGGACTCGACGACCCTAAGAAGGTCGAGGAAGGCATCAACGAGCTGAAACGCTCCCTGCTCGACGAAAGCGACAACTCCGTCGCCTGGCGCCTGCTGGCCCAGGCGTATGACAAGCGCGGCGAGGACGGCCAAGCCCGCCTGGCCACCGCCGAGCAATATTTCAACATGGGCGCGACCCAGGAAGCGCGGGTCTTCGCCATGCGGGCTCGCGAACTGCTCAAGAAGGACAGCGTGGAGTGGCGCCGCGCCACCGACATCGTCCTGACCTCCAATCCTTCCAACCAGGACCTCAAGGACCTGGCCAAGGAAGGCGCCGTCACCTCGGGCCTGCGCCGCTAG
- a CDS encoding Rne/Rng family ribonuclease → MSKKMLIDAAHAEETRVVVVDGTRVEEFDFESQTRKQLRGNIYLAKVTRVEPSLQAAFIEYGGNRHGFLAFNEIHPDYYQIPVADREALMRDDSHDDEDDHHHAREDDDGDVVDDEEDAVEEELARRKRRLMRKYKIQEVIRRRQIMLVQVVKEERGNKGAALTTYLSLAGRYGVLMPNTARGGGISRKITTVTDRKRLKSVVQGLDVPQGMGLIVRTAGAKRTKAEIKRDYEYLLRLWENIRDNTLHSIAPALIYEEEDLVKRAIRDMYDKDLEGIWVEGEAGYKEARDFMRMLMPSQAKKVFPYREPAPLFVKHKIEDHLAQIYSPVVPLRSGGYLVINQTEALVAIDVNSGKATRERNIEATALKTNLEAAEEAARQLRLRDLAGLIVIDFIDMDEGKNNRAVEKVLKDALKDDRARIQMGKISGFGLMEISRQRRRTGVLEGTTHVCEHCDGTGRVRSVESSALAALRAVEVEALKGGGAVTLKVSRPVGIYILNEKRAYLLRLQQTHALFVTVLVDDSLHQAEHDIDRTELGERPAPQIFAPIEPEPVYEDEAFDDEEDEEDEDIVAGDEDESEDDDASRVARPARVETSEDEGRRGRKRRRRGGRRDDRDEAPAEVAGEDDDDDAEGADRVEGDIEGEDEESRRRRRRRGRRGGRRGGREDGDRPADAFTWTRPRVPFGENAFVWHDPEALDGRRPVNDRPERGERPERAEAPVAERAERPERAERGERGGRRGRGRGERSERNETSEAPRAERTPAPRVDVAELEVAPLAPAVIEGPPADVWVELPAQDEAPKKARRPRSRGRKTADAEASAEAAVEAPVVETPSAAAPSIETVEETPLVAAEVEIAAPVAEPEPVAVAAVEAAPVSVEPDPAEILTPPEKPKRGWWRRG, encoded by the coding sequence ATGTCGAAGAAGATGTTGATCGACGCCGCCCACGCCGAAGAGACGCGTGTGGTGGTCGTGGACGGTACGCGGGTTGAAGAATTCGATTTCGAAAGCCAGACCCGAAAGCAGCTCCGAGGAAATATCTATCTCGCCAAGGTGACCCGCGTTGAACCCAGCCTCCAGGCTGCGTTCATCGAGTACGGCGGCAACCGCCATGGCTTCCTGGCCTTCAACGAGATCCACCCGGACTATTACCAGATCCCGGTCGCCGACCGCGAAGCGCTGATGCGCGACGACTCGCACGACGACGAGGACGATCACCATCACGCCCGCGAAGACGATGACGGTGACGTGGTCGACGACGAGGAAGACGCCGTCGAGGAAGAACTGGCGCGCCGCAAGCGCCGCCTGATGCGCAAGTACAAGATCCAGGAAGTGATCCGCCGCCGGCAGATCATGCTGGTCCAGGTCGTCAAGGAAGAGCGCGGCAACAAGGGCGCGGCCCTGACGACCTACCTCTCGCTGGCGGGCCGCTACGGCGTCCTGATGCCCAACACCGCCCGCGGCGGCGGCATCAGCCGCAAGATCACCACGGTCACCGACCGCAAGCGCCTCAAGAGCGTGGTGCAGGGGCTGGACGTGCCGCAGGGCATGGGCCTGATCGTGCGCACCGCCGGCGCCAAACGCACGAAGGCGGAAATCAAGCGCGACTACGAATACCTGCTGCGGCTGTGGGAAAACATCCGCGACAACACCCTGCACTCGATCGCGCCGGCGCTGATCTACGAGGAGGAAGACCTCGTCAAGCGCGCCATCCGCGACATGTACGACAAGGACCTGGAAGGCATCTGGGTCGAGGGTGAGGCCGGCTACAAGGAAGCGCGCGATTTCATGCGCATGCTGATGCCCAGCCAGGCCAAGAAGGTCTTCCCGTACCGCGAGCCGGCCCCGCTGTTCGTCAAACACAAGATCGAGGACCATCTGGCCCAGATCTATTCGCCGGTCGTGCCGCTGCGCTCGGGCGGCTATCTGGTGATCAACCAGACCGAGGCCCTGGTCGCCATCGACGTCAACTCGGGCAAGGCGACGCGTGAGCGCAACATCGAAGCCACCGCGCTGAAGACCAACCTGGAGGCGGCCGAGGAAGCCGCTCGCCAGCTGCGCCTGCGCGACCTGGCCGGCCTGATCGTCATCGACTTCATCGACATGGATGAAGGCAAGAACAACCGCGCCGTCGAGAAGGTCCTCAAGGACGCCCTCAAGGACGATCGCGCCCGCATCCAGATGGGCAAGATCAGCGGTTTCGGCCTGATGGAGATCAGCCGCCAGCGCCGCCGCACCGGCGTGCTGGAAGGCACTACCCACGTCTGCGAACACTGCGACGGCACCGGCCGCGTCCGCTCGGTCGAGTCCAGCGCCCTGGCCGCCCTGCGCGCGGTCGAGGTCGAGGCCCTGAAGGGCGGCGGCGCCGTCACCCTGAAGGTCAGCCGCCCGGTCGGCATCTACATCCTCAACGAAAAGCGCGCCTACCTGCTGCGCCTGCAGCAGACCCACGCGCTGTTCGTCACCGTCCTGGTCGATGACAGCCTGCACCAGGCCGAGCACGACATCGACCGCACGGAGCTCGGCGAGCGCCCCGCCCCGCAGATCTTCGCACCGATCGAACCGGAGCCCGTCTATGAGGACGAGGCCTTCGACGACGAGGAGGACGAGGAAGACGAGGACATCGTCGCCGGGGACGAGGACGAGAGCGAGGATGACGATGCGTCCCGCGTCGCTCGTCCGGCCCGCGTCGAGACCTCGGAAGACGAAGGCCGTCGCGGCCGCAAGCGTCGCCGTCGCGGCGGTCGTCGCGACGATCGTGACGAGGCGCCGGCCGAGGTCGCTGGCGAAGATGATGACGACGACGCCGAGGGCGCCGATCGCGTTGAAGGCGACATCGAGGGCGAGGACGAGGAATCGCGTCGCCGCCGTCGCCGTCGGGGTCGTCGCGGCGGTCGTCGCGGCGGTCGCGAGGACGGGGATCGTCCGGCCGACGCCTTCACCTGGACCCGTCCGCGGGTGCCGTTCGGCGAGAACGCCTTTGTCTGGCACGATCCGGAGGCCTTGGACGGCCGCCGTCCGGTCAATGATCGTCCGGAGCGCGGCGAACGTCCGGAGCGGGCCGAGGCGCCTGTCGCCGAACGGGCGGAGCGTCCGGAACGCGCCGAGCGCGGCGAACGCGGCGGTCGCCGTGGGCGTGGTCGTGGCGAACGCAGCGAGCGGAACGAGACGTCCGAAGCGCCGCGCGCCGAACGCACTCCCGCGCCGCGGGTCGACGTCGCCGAGTTGGAGGTCGCGCCGCTGGCTCCGGCCGTGATCGAAGGCCCGCCGGCCGATGTCTGGGTCGAACTGCCGGCTCAGGACGAGGCGCCCAAGAAGGCCCGCCGTCCCCGTAGCCGGGGTCGCAAGACCGCCGACGCCGAGGCTTCGGCTGAAGCTGCCGTCGAGGCGCCCGTCGTCGAAACGCCTTCGGCCGCAGCGCCTTCGATCGAAACGGTAGAGGAAACGCCCTTGGTCGCGGCGGAAGTCGAGATCGCTGCTCCTGTCGCCGAACCGGAACCTGTCGCGGTCGCCGCGGTGGAGGCGGCCCCGGTTTCCGTGGAGCCCGACCCCGCCGAGATCCTGACCCCTCCGGAAAAGCCCAAGCGCGGCTGGTGGCGGCGCGGCTGA